A portion of the Malania oleifera isolate guangnan ecotype guangnan chromosome 3, ASM2987363v1, whole genome shotgun sequence genome contains these proteins:
- the LOC131150269 gene encoding probable serine/threonine-protein kinase PBL15 produces the protein MSWSSATVVGGAAGAFALAAIIIGVVWFCKLHCKKSSNKNSETGSSEPSALGEWNRGGGSGSAAAQPSLGQPGERQFTMEELEQATKNFNESNLIGCGSFGLVYKGLLSDGTVVAIKRRPGAPRQEFVLEVANLSEIRHRNLVALLGYSQESRTQILVFEYLPNGSICNHLYDSGQDSTAKLEFKQRLSIALGVAKGLCHLHSLKPPLIHKNFKTANVLVDENFIAKVADAGISKLLEKIDDAGPSHTTNINIFRDPEVEESGSMSEISDVYSYGVFLLELITGRETSNIDFFRYEGNLIHWVEKRLNSNKLVDCRLFGSFTLQGMKDLINLTLQCMSVPGKGRPKMEIVVFELERIHEKEMALTTGMGEDTTIFTLGSQLFTLK, from the exons ATGTCATGGTCATCTGCAACAGTAGTTGGAGGTGCTGCGGGTGCATTTGCATTGGCAGCAATAATCATTGGGGTTGTGTGGTTTTGCAAGTTACATTGTAAAAAATCCTCAAACAAAAACTCAGAGACAGGTTCTTCAGAACCTTCTGCATTAG GGGAGTGGAACAGAGGTGGTGGATCAGGTTCAGCAGCAGCTCAGCCTTCATTAGGACAACCTGGGGAAAGGCAGTTCACAATGGAAGAGTTGGAGCAAGCCACCAAGAATTTCAATGAAAGCAATCTCATTGGATGTGGCAGTTTTGGATTGGTTTATAAAGGTTTGCTTAGTGATGGGACTGTTGTGGCTATCAAAAGGCGACCGGGTGCTCCTAGACAAGAATTTGTTTTAGAG GTAGCAAATTTGTCGGAGATTCGGCATCGTAATCTAGTCGCCCTTCTGGGTTACAGCCAGGAAAGCAGGACTCAAATTTTAGTTTTTGAATATCTACCAAACGGCAGCATATGCAATCATTTATATG ATTCTGGACAAGATTCAACAGCAAAACTAGAGTTCAAGCAAAGACTATCCATAGCTCTTGGGGTGGCTAAAG GTCTATGCCATTTGCACTCCCTAAAACCTCCTTTGATACACAAGAACTTCAAAACAGCAAATGTGTTGGTCGATGAGAACTTCATTGCTAAGGTTGCAGATGCAGGGATTTCCAAACTCCTTGAAAAGATAGACGATGCGGGTCCATCACACACaactaatatcaatattttcaGAGATCCAGA GGTAGAAGAATCAGGAAGCATGTCTGAAATAAGTGATGTATACAGCTACGGAGTATTCCTTTTGGAACTCATAACTGGACGAGAGACTTCAAATATTGACTTCTTCAGATATGAAGGGAACTTAATCCACTGG GTGGAAAAAAGACTGAATTCAAACAAACTTGTGGACTGTCGGCTATTTGGAAGCTTCACCTTACAGGGAATGAAGGATTTGATCAATCTGACACTGCAGTGCATGAGTGTTCCAGGAAAGGGGCGACCTAAGATGGAAATTGTTGTGTTTGAGCTTGAACGGATTCATGAAAAAGAGATGGCACTAACAACAGGCATGGGTGAGGATACTACTATATTTACTTTAGGAAGCCAATTATTTACTTTGAAATGA